TTCATCAAAAGGCAGATTACATACCCTCAGAAGATTCATTAAAATCCTCAGATTATCCCTTGAGCTGACATAGCGTACCATCACAGCAGCATTTGAACGAtcgagcaaaatatctcccaaaAGCTAGggggagaagaaaaacaaacttcAGGTTCCAGCCACAAGCATTTCCATCAAACACAGCAAACAAATTTAAATACAGCCCCGTTTGCTCAAGAACCAACTTAGGCTAGTAAAGAGATCTCCACATTCAAAACTCCAAATATGATGGGCCAAGGAATAAAGTGAGACTTCTTCAATTAACCATGGAAACAAGATGAAAACAAGATATCAGAACACTCACAGAGACAGGATATGGATTATATTTTCCATGATCAAACCGAATATCAAGTTATGCAATTAGATGTGGCACATCTAGTCACAATTATGACAGCCATATAAAATCTTCTAAGGataaatgatgtcaaaactcAAAACACCAATAGTATATTGTAATTGCTTGGCGAATGAATACCTTGACAGCTTGTCTTCTAGTGATATAATTTGGAGATTCCAATAACTTCGAGTTGAATTCAGCAAAAAACTGAAGATCAAATATGAAGATAGCAAAGGTTAAACTACTATAAAGTTAGAGaacaaagaaaatggtgaaactACAGAATTCACAAAAGAAACCTTGACACTTGAAACATTAAGTGCGGCACTAAATGAGACTCTTGCACCAATGGAAGCAAGAACTTACCCAATTATAATTTTCAGCAAGAAATTCTGCAACTGTGGACTTATGTCTCGTCAGAAGCTCCTGCAAGATTTTGCCAGAATAACCAAAACTTATTCACGTGTTTCTTAAGAATCCAAAAAGGGGATAAGATCTATCAAAAacaaggggggggggggggggaggggctGCTTTTCCAATGCCATGCACAAATAATTTGATTTAATTAGTATGGTAATCCATTAAAAGAgaaccaaatgaaattttagttaaaaaaaaagtagttctGGAACATAAAATTATGTCATTTGACCCTGGCAAGAATATAAAGCTGCTTTCCTATCCTTCCACATCTTGTAAGCTTAACTGCCATTTTCCCAGGGCCAGAAAATCCTTTTAAGTCCTGATAgcaatttcaacatttttatAGCAAGCTTATACCAGAACTCTATATGGCCCAAAATTGCTGAATGTCATAGTAAGTGTACAACTCAATGACTCAAAACTGCTTTTGACAGTGATGCAAAAGAAGCCAAATGCATCTTTGTGACGATAAGTGAGCTTAATAAAATCTCAAGGTTAACAATGGATGCCCTATGACGATGAGGTGGGAGCCAGAAAACAACAAATATAACCTTGAATGTAGCTGTGGCATCAGCAGCAACATCAAAACTTGGGAGTTGCATGTAGTCAAAAAACTTTTTCACGTGCACTGATTTCAGAACATACCTGACCGAAAAATCATAAAACCATAGCAAACAACATTGAAtaagtaaacacataaaactAAATTGAGAATTTCAACATCCAATAGCTTGCAAACTGCTTACCTTGCAACTGTCTGATGGCGAATACACTCTCTCAACATTCCTCCATAGTGCAAAGCCATTGCTGGATCTTCATAGCTATAACAAAAGGGGGCAGGGGGTTTGGGTGGCGAAGCTAAGGCCATGTCAATGAACTGAAACTATTGAGGTATAGATTACTTAGGCTCTCAGAATATTTCCAGAATTCTTCCTACAAAACCTAGGTAGGATGaggaatgttaaaaaaaaaaaaaagtttcaaaatattcCCTTTTCTGAGTTGGTTGTACTTCTGGACAAGCTATTGCATTTTCTCaagtaaaacatgcaatttggcAGATTATCTACTTAAGTTGGACCCAATCACCTAATTGAGCATAGGCTAATTCTAGTTGGAATTACAGACGACCACAGCATGAAAATATAGAATTATCATgaacaaatgataaaaaaattgACAAGCTTATTTGCAATGTGGTTTTTCGACCAGTATTCAGGCAATCTGTGCTAAAGATAGGACATGATCTTCTAGCACATATTATTATAAAACTTCAGTTTCTCAAAAGCCTCCTGCTTGCTAAAGGTATTCTAAATGATCCATAGAGAAGAATGCTTCATGGCACAGAAAGATGGGTCGGGAGGCCAGCAATGTAAGCTTCCAGGTAGAAgattttttcctaatttctttGGTGTGACTTTTTCGGCAGGTAATCATCTATCCTGACCTCCCAAAGAAAAATTTGACCAGAAAGAACTGTAAGATCTTTTTATAGATTCCAACATGCTACAAAAAAGACTTTAGACCAAAGGAAACTTATAATAGGAGATAACATATGCAAGATGGTGATAATATGCAAACATACTGCCAATGATGACTCACCCTGATATTAATAAGTCCAACAGATCCAGGTTGAATTCCAAGTAATCAGAAGCAATCAAGCGCGAATTAACTGGCTGCCTTTGCAAATTTGCAACAACTTGGGTGGCATCCTTACGTGCCTATAGAGCAATGGTTATTCAAAAATAAGCAACagcaatagaaaaaaaaaaaagcctccGATAATCATAGTTTCTAGATCAGAATGCATAAATGTGAAACAAGACTAAAACAATTTACAAAGAGGAATTGGTGTTCGTTCCGATTACAGGTAAGCTTACAACATTAAATAATAAGCTCACCTCCAAGTTGAGTTTTGGAAGACAAACAATGAGGAGCCGAAGGGTGTTTTCCTTGAAGAACTGCTGAGTCAGTTGTGCGCAGGCTTCAGCAACAGGCTCAGATTCACCATTTCCGTACAGAATTAGCTTCATCTCCCTTATGAGCACATCTAATTCTGACATCTGCAACTCAAAAATTGGGCACGCAATTCGGAATCAATAGTCAGTACTTGACACATCAAAACAACAAACAGAGGGAATTATGCACTGCAAAATTTTTGCCAAGTTTAAACTGTTACAAAATGACGTCAAGTTGAGCTGTGTCACTGAATTTTAATGCTGAGAACATAATGAATTTAATGCACAAGTAACAGCTCTCAAATGCAATGTCCTCCTCTCATAATTGTGAGCAAAAAGAGAAATAGGTAACCCCCCCCTCCCCGGGGCCCCCCACAGGAAAAGAGTGCCAGATACAGCACCTTGAGATTGCAGTACACCATATTAAAATCTCTACATTTAAACTTTGTTAATCTTCAATGTAATCCTTTGATGATTCaggaaaaacaaattaaaatctCTACATTTCAAGAACAAAATAAAGCAAATTCCTAGCCAGAattaaatttttgccaaaaaaaaaagaagaagaagtagaaAAGGTGAAAAACACATAATGTACCTTCGAAAAGCATCAATAGCGAATATCACACAGCTAACCTTATAATCGCCAAACTCAGAAGAGAACGAAAACAGCCCAAAAACCGATGATCAAATTTGTTGTTTCAAAAAACAATCTTTAAATCAGAAGAACCCAAACGaggataaaaagaaagaaagaagaagtttTGAGTAAAACCCGTAATAAGAATAGCAGTACCTTATCGGAATGCTTTTGGCCAGAAAGATGGGAAGCAGAATGGAGATAGGAGAGCAACGAGGTGGCATGACGGACAATGTCAATAGGGGTCTTAGGCCGAGATTTTTTGGATTTAAAAAGGGAAGCAGTACGCATAGCCTTTGTAAAAAGCCTCTTGAGATTCATAGTGGGAGAGCGTTTCAGGGCCTTGCGGTGATCGGATGGCTTTTGCTGATGATTCATGAGGCCCCCCACCCCCACCATCTCTCTCCTTCCCTGTTCAACCTGGGTCGGCATTATTATTTATTAGGATttgggaaaatttcttcaagggTGGTGGTTGATGTTGTTGTTACTGGTGGAAATGCAGGGGAAAGAGGAGGGAAAGGAGAGAGGGGATGATGAGGTTGAGGAGGGGGAAATGGGCAAATGCCATTTACGGATTTTCTTTGGTGAGGGCTTCGATGTTTTTATTATGGTAGTATTTGGGAAATCAGGGGTGGGTGTTGAATTATTTACGGAAAGTATAATGAGAGGAGCAACTTTTTCGATTTCCATTTTGATCACAGGAATATACAGGATCCGGAGCCGGACTTGGATTTTCTGCTTCATCAGCATCAGGTGTTGTTTGTTCTCTCTTTCTGTCTGGAACCTCCTcacccttctctctctctctctcccaccTATATTTTTGCGGATTTAAAAGATACTCCAAATAGAATAGTACTACTAGTTCCTAATCTACATGACCCGACCCTAgaaggaaaaacagaaaaatgtaAAAGATGGATCCAAGTTAGGGCTGCAAATGAATCGGGTCAATCACGAGCAGGTTGAATTCGAACTCGACTCAAGTTCAATCAACATTATTAAGTTCAAGTTAACTAAGTCGAATTCGAATTTAAAAATACTAAAGtcgttagctcgcgagtcgactcgaactcgattatatatatatatactagggaGGGATAGCCCGCGCGACGCGCGGGAATTTGGTGCTTGTGATTCaagataattaataattattgtttaatattttgtagTATAGGAACTTAAGTATGATGATTTTTTCATGtgattttaatagaaaaatcataagttaTATAGTGagtcaataaaaataatgtgcAATGAGACATCTTTAtcgttatactatataagaatccgTTGTGATCAAAGATTATGTTTAAATTTCAACTGTAAAGATAAGGGTAGTTTGAAAATGTAAGAATGtctaagtgcaattgaaaagtaTCCAAAGGTCTATTCTAAAACTTATCCAAGATGAtaaaacattttaaaatatCAATTGGACCATTCATCTCTCGAATCTATATATGTTCATGAAAGATCCCTCAAACAATGTTTCTGATTTCTCCCTTGACTTAAGCTCAACCTGAATTATCAAGTCAAGTTTATCCATCAATCACTTTGCATCCAATCTagtctaaaataattttatctttgactaactatttatataatttggtgGGCATATAATACGACTTAATCACATGTTTCTTACAGAGATAATGATGCCCAAAAATGATAGATAAATAAGAAACTTAAGTggtttttttcaaaattttgtagaaactaTTCAGATTTGGTGTTTTTTGCTAGGGGCATTTCTTTATAATCTCataaataagttcaaatctGCATAATTGTAAAAGATCTGAATTGAAACTAtcttgattataaaaaattggtgcaaataatattttctaaatttgaaattgtagaaaatggtaACTAAAATCAGAAGAAATTGCTCATATGAATTCGAATTGCAAACTATAGGTAGAAACTGTTTAATGATATTTTTCAATGTTTACTTGTATAAGTATCCAATATAACATTTCTACTTAATTGACTCGTTTGAACTATGGATAATAGTTGCttcaatcaaatcaagaaacattatttatcattgtacaacatacaattatgagtaaatgaattaatacaatgcaatcaaaatggtgCTGTAACTAAAGCATTTAAACTCATCAAGTTTCACTACAAATTCTTTTAGATAGcataaaaaagtaaattttttgtatttgaaactaTATAAACAGTATAATACAAGAACGAGATCATAacatggaaagcaaatagagtgCAAATGACATCTTAGTACTATGTAgcatgattaattttcttttttagtttcaatgaagaacaaaattctaagttaataaattttacaatcaTAAAATTCCCAGTTAAAATAAACACAAGTTGAATTCCAAATCATATTACATGAAAAAATAACTACATGAATTATAACTGTTGGAATGTAGTCAACAGATCCATGGAGTCAAGAACAATAGgagaaagttcatgagaaataacaCGTTATCTGacttaaataaagagataatacctTGGTCGAGGAGGAGAAGATGATCAAATTGTTTTTCTGATTATTTTAGAAAGTGACAACATTATCTCAAATTGTACTTTGACCAGAGACAAAATCTCTGGGAtctactaaggaaaacaatacaATTAGTCAGTTTTTGGAATTAGAAGTATCAAAAACAAACTATATGGAATTCTTGAATAAACCAATtatcagaaaaaaaaactacaatcgAAGAAGACAAACCCAAAGAACTCACAtcaatttaaaggaaaagcTACGCATTCCACCAAATATTTAATAGCCATAATAAAACCAAAGAGGTGAaactgaaaaagaagaaagggtatATCTAAACATGGGGACATAAATATGATAATGATTGTTCAGATAataattaagttaattaattgtaattaaaatcCAATCATGTAAACATCCAATTAATTCTTTAACGGACGAGAAAGGTTTTAGGAAATTGGAAGGTTTGGATGTtagtataataaatgattaaaaggaCTTTTATGTAATTCTATCAAAACACAAGCTTTATTCAGTTGTACTTGATACTCAATTTGGCACCAAACATTGTAACATACCAAACCTGCTCCTAACCTTAAATGTCTGAAAGGTTATATAAGTAATTATAGTGAAATTAAAGCTATAATGACTTGTActcaatgttccaattactCTTCAAACACTCTTATATTCCCAAAATAGCCTCACCCGTGCGGTTGAAATCTAGTTCTAAACTCGTTCTTATATAGtgtaagtatatatatattaattttaataataaaattacatatatatttttaatattttattatttattaaaaaaataattattttattttttttaaaaaaataaaaataattatttttttattttttaaaactcgAGCTCAAGTTTAACATTTTGAGGTCGTTGAGTTTAAGTTTGAATTTCATAAAATTATGTTGAAGGTCAACTCGATTAGGTTGAATCTCGACTCAACTCAATTCGTTTGCATCTCTAGTCCAAGTCCCGAAGtccttttttacttttttttttttttttgacagcatctccaacccaaaaaaaagggaTTAGGTTTGGTAAGAGTTGAGTTGAATTGTAATGCTGTCATTGGGGCCAATTCTTGGTAGTATTATTTTAGAGAAACCCAATGCCAGTTGTTTTGTAGAGCAGCGGAGGAAAAGGGTGCTCTTAACTTCTAATGCAACTTTACGTGAACGCATTACAGCAGTGCATGAATGCTTTCAATATGCATTTACGTTTGATTATTATGCAAAAACTGATGCTACAAACATACCAGGCTCTCAACTAAGTAGCAAGTACAAGTAGAACAGAAGACGATATTGGCAGGTATGTAGGTCTTACGAATGCGTTAAAACAGCCTACCTGCTGCTATAGGCTCTTTTGATTCTGATGATAGATACTACTACTGAGTACTGACCCGCCTCTCTTCTTTCGTTGCTCACAATATACTACAAAGAATCCCATAAACAACTATTgcatcattaatttttttttttttttttggggtgtctAAATAGTGCTCCAGGTTCTAGCCATATGTTTCCAGCCCAGTCCTCGCCTGCAAGCAAATTCAACTCTGGCCTAGTCAGGTTGGTGCGCGCGACAGAGGAGGATGACAAGATTCGTAATAGGGATGCGTTCAACTCATAAATCCCTCGAAAGAAAAACAAACGCATGAGAAACGAGGCAATGGAAATaacattgaaaaaaatttttggttctTGACATTTAGCAGACGCAGAATTGTTATTTTcacaaaagttacatttcattTTGAATCAGACACTATTGGCAGAGAGTCGGTCGTACTTGTACCAATTTGTATTAAAAATAAATGATGTCCTACAGCTTATCTTCAGAATAATCACTTCTTGGTATAAGTGACGGAAAATCCCCTTCGGCGGGCGGTTATATATATACTATGTAGACCTAGTTAAGTTTAATAGTATACCGTCAGAGTTGTCGAGGAGTGAGCCACAATGTCCGAACTCCCAGCCATTGCTAGTTCTTGTCCCTGCAAGTTTGAAAGTATATACATTACCAGATCACTTAGATTTCAGGGAATTCTACCATTGTCTTCTTCTCAGACGATCATTCCTCATCTAGCACTGCATGCTTCCTGCACAAACTGCTCAGGCTGCCATATGTTTTAACGACTACTTGATTTGATCCTATTGCAGCTTTGCAGATGTCTGTAGCGCAGATATCCGAAGCTCCAGGTTCATGTTCCTGCCCAatcatttccttccttctttctgGGGTCAAAAATGTCGCTCGCATCCTTCAGCTAATTAATCAAGAGGAATGTCGTCTCAAACCACAAAAAATCTCAGCATCCAAGACCTCTAAGAATGCCACTGAGTTTATAAATTACCCCTGGAGGATCTGCATATGACTCATCCAGATAAATAGCATGGTACTCCAATCCTTTCCACTTGGCAATTAGGGCAAAATGGGGGCGCCTGTATTCACTACTGACAATCTCAAACACTACTGTCCTTGGCGTAGCAGAAACTATGTGAGTTAGACCTGCCCCATGAGCACCGGCTATGACTGAAGCATCTTGAATGGCCCGAACTTGCTCTTTCATGGACATGTGAGCAAATAGACCGTTTATTATATTCAATTTGCAAGCTGAATGATTTGATGCCCAGCCCTCTATAGAATTAAAAACTTGTTCTTCATTACTAAGCCTTGATTGTACCTTACCACCATGACGTGGATGGGCTAAATAATCCTCACGTCTAACAAAGAGGACATTAAGACCCGAAACAGGCCTTGAGTTATGATGTCTATCAACTGGAAAACCAAATGCTGCTCTTATCATCTCCCCGAACTCAGACAGACGAGCAGTCTTTTTATCATCTGGGTGTTGCCATAGTTCACGTGCAGAAGCACCGTTGCAATCTATGTCTTCAGAGAGTCCCTTGAACCATGCAGTTTCATATCCCAAAGGTGCAAGTATCGCATGGCGGAAACAGACAGGACCACGAAAGCTTTTGGCATATCTAATGCTAGAAAACAATGCATTCCAGGTTTCTTCCAACTGTGCCTGAAAAGTTTTGTGAAAGGAATTATCTTAAATGGAAAACTTTCAGTGAATTAATAGACCACTACAGTAACACTGGCAGAGGCAATCATAGCAACCTTGGCATGCCAGTATCTGGTCATTACGTCCTCAAATTGGTTTTAAACTTTTAACATGTTTCATCTTCTATTGTTGGTGGCATAAACTAACTTCTAgagatgtttatttatttagagCATTATTGAAGCATGTTCTCCTGCATCTATACATGTCAAAAACATCCACAATGCCAATAAAATTGAACGCCCAAgcacaaaaagagagaaatggATGTAATCAGTATTAATGCAGTGTAATATTGAAATTAAGAACGTCTTCCGCAGGCAACAGCAAGAACAGCAGTTATTGAGGGAACAAGAAGAAAGCAGAGGAACGCCAGCTTCTGGAAtgaagaaattggtcaattttagTAATAAGATTCTGCACAAGACTTtccaaaaaagaataaaaatggtAATATGGAACAAACAACAGATAACAAGCAGCAATATATTTGCATGAATATTGGCTCAACATGTCCGAATGCATTTCGGTGGAGTTCATCTCCAAGAAATGGCAGACACATATGATCAAGTCCAGGCTAACTGccagaaaaagataaaaaaaagtcCAGGCTAACCATTTATTCAACTACTGAACTGCTATGAAGAAGCACCATAATTTTAACACATCCAGAAATTTGAAAGCAGCATGCTGAAAACTAAGTCTTTTCCACTACAACTCTTCAAGCCAGTTATTCTAAGAGTCTGATTTTGAATATGCTTGATGTCAAGAAATCTATAGTTTAAAACTCCTGCAATAAGTTCAATGACTCCCCTGTACATCTCAAGTGATCCAAAATTCACCTTCCCTGGCTCATTTCATGTTTATCAAATACTTAGTAGAGGACAAAATTCTTGCAATAACAAATGCCACAATGTCATTtttgctagaactatgttagcCTGAATATTCATACCTTGCAATGGCCATCCACGAAAACTATATGAGGTCGATTGGGCAATCCAGTAACTCTA
The DNA window shown above is from Coffea arabica cultivar ET-39 chromosome 5e, Coffea Arabica ET-39 HiFi, whole genome shotgun sequence and carries:
- the LOC113689849 gene encoding putative MO25-like protein At5g47540, whose protein sequence is MPTQVEQGRREMVGVGGLMNHQQKPSDHRKALKRSPTMNLKRLFTKAMRTASLFKSKKSRPKTPIDIVRHATSLLSYLHSASHLSGQKHSDKMSELDVLIREMKLILYGNGESEPVAEACAQLTQQFFKENTLRLLIVCLPKLNLEARKDATQVVANLQRQPVNSRLIASDYLEFNLDLLDLLISGYEDPAMALHYGGMLRECIRHQTVARYVLKSVHVKKFFDYMQLPSFDVAADATATFKELLTRHKSTVAEFLAENYNWFFAEFNSKLLESPNYITRRQAVKLLGDILLDRSNAAVMVRYVSSRDNLRILMNLLRESSKNIPLDAFHVFKLFVANQNKPPDIVNILVANRSKILRFFAGFKIDREDEAFEADKAQVVKEISELEATASIGNSGELRKLKFY
- the LOC113688136 gene encoding beta-1,2-xylosyltransferase-like gives rise to the protein MMIMKAKRVKIVLFLFALNSVTLYFYFYFSSHPDYFPNRSNPHFTRNHTNSHVSITATAKPWPSLPSYLPWSHNREVPVRSCEGYFGNGFTLLVDALKLSPESHRKSVSDNSAGGGWFRCHYSQTLLSSICEGGQIRMIGEKIVMSKGGEELEMVLGRGEEEELPLFKPGAFQIEVLERSKIGKKLVNVDFLNNYLPNGAIHRHTMRQLVDSIELVGPNELNCSEWVEEPTVLVTRFEYANVFHTFTDWYSAYVASRVTGLPNRPHIVFVDGHCKAQLEETWNALFSSIRYAKSFRGPVCFRHAILAPLGYETAWFKGLSEDIDCNGASARELWQHPDDKKTARLSEFGEMIRAAFGFPVDRHHNSRPVSGLNVLFVRREDYLAHPRHGGKVQSRLSNEEQVFNSIEGWASNHSACKLNIINGLFAHMSMKEQVRAIQDASVIAGAHGAGLTHIVSATPRTVVFEIVSSEYRRPHFALIAKWKGLEYHAIYLDESYADPPGVIYKLSGILRGLGC